From Fundulus heteroclitus isolate FHET01 chromosome 14, MU-UCD_Fhet_4.1, whole genome shotgun sequence, the proteins below share one genomic window:
- the cd99l2 gene encoding CD99 antigen-like protein 2 isoform X4, with the protein MLMERSVWALCVLLLLQPLQGVLSQADFDLADAFDGEDSKATPSVPTRPGKRGQGTGQDFSLEDLINLDATVSTTTTKAPAKVRPKLPTSTAASKKPRPKPIGNDFNLADALDENQKPGGVFSDSDLEGVSRDADYKPDKGKGGHQKGDTNQNTYDENSETTAEVGTIAGIISAVGVALVGAISSYISYQKKKLCFGIQQSLNADINKAEVPEGVVATEPHAQQTLLDQPKTGPPSDENAV; encoded by the exons ATGCTGATGGAGCGCTCTGTGTGGGCCCTGTgcgtcctgctgctgctgcagccgctCCAAG GAGTCCTTTCTCAGGCTGACTTTGACCTGGCTGATGCTTTCGATGGTGAAGACAGTAAAGCAA CACCCTCCGTTCCAACGAGGCCAGGAAAACGTGGTCAAGGAACAGGACAAG aCTTTTCTTTAGAGGATTTGATAAACCTGGATGCCACAGTGAGCACTACTACCACCAAGGCCCCAGCAAAGGTCAGGCCAAAGCTCCCTACAAGTACTGCAGCTTCAAAGAAGCCAAGACCTAAGCCAA TTGGGAATGACTTTAACCTGGCAGATGCCttggatgaaaaccagaaaccAGGAG gTGTATTTTCTGACAGCGACCTGGAGGGTGTGAGCCGAGATGCCGACTACAAACCTGACAAAGGAAAAG GAGGGCATCAAAAAGGCGACACCAATCAGAATACCTATGATGAAAACAGTG AGACCACTGCAGAGGTTGGAACCATAGCAGGAATTATTAGTGCTGTTGGCGTGGCACTGGTTGGTGCCATCAGCAGCTACATCTCCTACCAGAAGAAGAAGTTGTGCTTCGGTATACAAC AGAGCCTGAACGCTGATATTAATAAGGCTGAAGTTCCTGAGGGAGTGGTGGCCACAGAACCTCATG CACAACAGACCCTCCTGGACCAACCAAAGACCGGACCACCTAGTGATGAGAATGCAGTTTAG
- the cd99l2 gene encoding CD99 antigen-like protein 2 isoform X5, giving the protein MLMERSVWALCVLLLLQPLQGVLSQADFDLADAFDGEDSKATPSVPTRPGKRGQGTGQDFSLEDLINLDATVSTTTTKAPAKVRPKLPTSTAASKKPRPKPIGNDFNLADALDENQKPGGGHQKGDTNQNTYDENSAETTAEVGTIAGIISAVGVALVGAISSYISYQKKKLCFGIQQSLNADINKAEVPEGVVATEPHAAQQTLLDQPKTGPPSDENAV; this is encoded by the exons ATGCTGATGGAGCGCTCTGTGTGGGCCCTGTgcgtcctgctgctgctgcagccgctCCAAG GAGTCCTTTCTCAGGCTGACTTTGACCTGGCTGATGCTTTCGATGGTGAAGACAGTAAAGCAA CACCCTCCGTTCCAACGAGGCCAGGAAAACGTGGTCAAGGAACAGGACAAG aCTTTTCTTTAGAGGATTTGATAAACCTGGATGCCACAGTGAGCACTACTACCACCAAGGCCCCAGCAAAGGTCAGGCCAAAGCTCCCTACAAGTACTGCAGCTTCAAAGAAGCCAAGACCTAAGCCAA TTGGGAATGACTTTAACCTGGCAGATGCCttggatgaaaaccagaaaccAGGAG GAGGGCATCAAAAAGGCGACACCAATCAGAATACCTATGATGAAAACAGTG cagAGACCACTGCAGAGGTTGGAACCATAGCAGGAATTATTAGTGCTGTTGGCGTGGCACTGGTTGGTGCCATCAGCAGCTACATCTCCTACCAGAAGAAGAAGTTGTGCTTCGGTATACAAC AGAGCCTGAACGCTGATATTAATAAGGCTGAAGTTCCTGAGGGAGTGGTGGCCACAGAACCTCATG CAGCACAACAGACCCTCCTGGACCAACCAAAGACCGGACCACCTAGTGATGAGAATGCAGTTTAG
- the cd99l2 gene encoding CD99 antigen-like protein 2 isoform X3 yields MLMERSVWALCVLLLLQPLQGVLSQADFDLADAFDGEDSKATPSVPTRPGKRGQGTGQDFSLEDLINLDATVSTTTTKAPAKVRPKLPTSTAASKKPRPKPIGNDFNLADALDENQKPGGVFSDSDLEGVSRDADYKPDKGKGGHQKGDTNQNTYDENSAETTAEVGTIAGIISAVGVALVGAISSYISYQKKKLCFGIQQSLNADINKAEVPEGVVATEPHAQQTLLDQPKTGPPSDENAV; encoded by the exons ATGCTGATGGAGCGCTCTGTGTGGGCCCTGTgcgtcctgctgctgctgcagccgctCCAAG GAGTCCTTTCTCAGGCTGACTTTGACCTGGCTGATGCTTTCGATGGTGAAGACAGTAAAGCAA CACCCTCCGTTCCAACGAGGCCAGGAAAACGTGGTCAAGGAACAGGACAAG aCTTTTCTTTAGAGGATTTGATAAACCTGGATGCCACAGTGAGCACTACTACCACCAAGGCCCCAGCAAAGGTCAGGCCAAAGCTCCCTACAAGTACTGCAGCTTCAAAGAAGCCAAGACCTAAGCCAA TTGGGAATGACTTTAACCTGGCAGATGCCttggatgaaaaccagaaaccAGGAG gTGTATTTTCTGACAGCGACCTGGAGGGTGTGAGCCGAGATGCCGACTACAAACCTGACAAAGGAAAAG GAGGGCATCAAAAAGGCGACACCAATCAGAATACCTATGATGAAAACAGTG cagAGACCACTGCAGAGGTTGGAACCATAGCAGGAATTATTAGTGCTGTTGGCGTGGCACTGGTTGGTGCCATCAGCAGCTACATCTCCTACCAGAAGAAGAAGTTGTGCTTCGGTATACAAC AGAGCCTGAACGCTGATATTAATAAGGCTGAAGTTCCTGAGGGAGTGGTGGCCACAGAACCTCATG CACAACAGACCCTCCTGGACCAACCAAAGACCGGACCACCTAGTGATGAGAATGCAGTTTAG
- the cd99l2 gene encoding CD99 antigen-like protein 2 isoform X1 has translation MLMERSVWALCVLLLLQPLQGVLSQADFDLADAFDGEDSKATPSVPTRPGKRGQGTGQDFSLEDLINLDATVSTTTTKAPAKVRPKLPTSTAASKKPRPKPIGNDFNLADALDENQKPGGVFSDSDLEGVSRDADYKPDKGKGGHQKGDTNQNTYDENSAETTAEVGTIAGIISAVGVALVGAISSYISYQKKKLCFGIQQSLNADINKAEVPEGVVATEPHAAQQTLLDQPKTGPPSDENAV, from the exons ATGCTGATGGAGCGCTCTGTGTGGGCCCTGTgcgtcctgctgctgctgcagccgctCCAAG GAGTCCTTTCTCAGGCTGACTTTGACCTGGCTGATGCTTTCGATGGTGAAGACAGTAAAGCAA CACCCTCCGTTCCAACGAGGCCAGGAAAACGTGGTCAAGGAACAGGACAAG aCTTTTCTTTAGAGGATTTGATAAACCTGGATGCCACAGTGAGCACTACTACCACCAAGGCCCCAGCAAAGGTCAGGCCAAAGCTCCCTACAAGTACTGCAGCTTCAAAGAAGCCAAGACCTAAGCCAA TTGGGAATGACTTTAACCTGGCAGATGCCttggatgaaaaccagaaaccAGGAG gTGTATTTTCTGACAGCGACCTGGAGGGTGTGAGCCGAGATGCCGACTACAAACCTGACAAAGGAAAAG GAGGGCATCAAAAAGGCGACACCAATCAGAATACCTATGATGAAAACAGTG cagAGACCACTGCAGAGGTTGGAACCATAGCAGGAATTATTAGTGCTGTTGGCGTGGCACTGGTTGGTGCCATCAGCAGCTACATCTCCTACCAGAAGAAGAAGTTGTGCTTCGGTATACAAC AGAGCCTGAACGCTGATATTAATAAGGCTGAAGTTCCTGAGGGAGTGGTGGCCACAGAACCTCATG CAGCACAACAGACCCTCCTGGACCAACCAAAGACCGGACCACCTAGTGATGAGAATGCAGTTTAG
- the cd99l2 gene encoding CD99 antigen-like protein 2 isoform X2, with amino-acid sequence MLMERSVWALCVLLLLQPLQGVLSQADFDLADAFDGEDSKATPSVPTRPGKRGQGTGQDFSLEDLINLDATVSTTTTKAPAKVRPKLPTSTAASKKPRPKPIGNDFNLADALDENQKPGGVFSDSDLEGVSRDADYKPDKGKGGHQKGDTNQNTYDENSETTAEVGTIAGIISAVGVALVGAISSYISYQKKKLCFGIQQSLNADINKAEVPEGVVATEPHAAQQTLLDQPKTGPPSDENAV; translated from the exons ATGCTGATGGAGCGCTCTGTGTGGGCCCTGTgcgtcctgctgctgctgcagccgctCCAAG GAGTCCTTTCTCAGGCTGACTTTGACCTGGCTGATGCTTTCGATGGTGAAGACAGTAAAGCAA CACCCTCCGTTCCAACGAGGCCAGGAAAACGTGGTCAAGGAACAGGACAAG aCTTTTCTTTAGAGGATTTGATAAACCTGGATGCCACAGTGAGCACTACTACCACCAAGGCCCCAGCAAAGGTCAGGCCAAAGCTCCCTACAAGTACTGCAGCTTCAAAGAAGCCAAGACCTAAGCCAA TTGGGAATGACTTTAACCTGGCAGATGCCttggatgaaaaccagaaaccAGGAG gTGTATTTTCTGACAGCGACCTGGAGGGTGTGAGCCGAGATGCCGACTACAAACCTGACAAAGGAAAAG GAGGGCATCAAAAAGGCGACACCAATCAGAATACCTATGATGAAAACAGTG AGACCACTGCAGAGGTTGGAACCATAGCAGGAATTATTAGTGCTGTTGGCGTGGCACTGGTTGGTGCCATCAGCAGCTACATCTCCTACCAGAAGAAGAAGTTGTGCTTCGGTATACAAC AGAGCCTGAACGCTGATATTAATAAGGCTGAAGTTCCTGAGGGAGTGGTGGCCACAGAACCTCATG CAGCACAACAGACCCTCCTGGACCAACCAAAGACCGGACCACCTAGTGATGAGAATGCAGTTTAG
- the cd99l2 gene encoding CD99 antigen-like protein 2 isoform X6 yields MLMERSVWALCVLLLLQPLQGVLSQADFDLADAFDGEDSKATPSVPTRPGKRGQGTGQDFSLEDLINLDATVSTTTTKAPAKVRPKLPTSTAASKKPRPKPIGNDFNLADALDENQKPGGGHQKGDTNQNTYDENSETTAEVGTIAGIISAVGVALVGAISSYISYQKKKLCFGIQQSLNADINKAEVPEGVVATEPHAAQQTLLDQPKTGPPSDENAV; encoded by the exons ATGCTGATGGAGCGCTCTGTGTGGGCCCTGTgcgtcctgctgctgctgcagccgctCCAAG GAGTCCTTTCTCAGGCTGACTTTGACCTGGCTGATGCTTTCGATGGTGAAGACAGTAAAGCAA CACCCTCCGTTCCAACGAGGCCAGGAAAACGTGGTCAAGGAACAGGACAAG aCTTTTCTTTAGAGGATTTGATAAACCTGGATGCCACAGTGAGCACTACTACCACCAAGGCCCCAGCAAAGGTCAGGCCAAAGCTCCCTACAAGTACTGCAGCTTCAAAGAAGCCAAGACCTAAGCCAA TTGGGAATGACTTTAACCTGGCAGATGCCttggatgaaaaccagaaaccAGGAG GAGGGCATCAAAAAGGCGACACCAATCAGAATACCTATGATGAAAACAGTG AGACCACTGCAGAGGTTGGAACCATAGCAGGAATTATTAGTGCTGTTGGCGTGGCACTGGTTGGTGCCATCAGCAGCTACATCTCCTACCAGAAGAAGAAGTTGTGCTTCGGTATACAAC AGAGCCTGAACGCTGATATTAATAAGGCTGAAGTTCCTGAGGGAGTGGTGGCCACAGAACCTCATG CAGCACAACAGACCCTCCTGGACCAACCAAAGACCGGACCACCTAGTGATGAGAATGCAGTTTAG